A single Vigna radiata var. radiata cultivar VC1973A chromosome 8, Vradiata_ver6, whole genome shotgun sequence DNA region contains:
- the LOC106772239 gene encoding protein PHOSPHATE STARVATION RESPONSE 1 isoform X3: MEAHPTFSIERSKQLNSMGMSGALSSSLSILPIPTEDMYPRLPESQLDIVEQELMTRPYTHSSYLNSNGVVGHIISSSSGYSIDLHHSSLSPDEKHSTNAHFISQSSTNIAQFPLSYSSSTALPTSATPTHFSKENSASWHSESLPSFLDFPAHDSMDDNRVESSDCPIMASEEYCKQNDWQEWADRLISDDDTLTSNWDDLLTDNIRDIEPKVPFQVAKPLSQFPGHQSQGLQQLPASLGENCSGATLSSSANSTPAKSRMRWTPELHEAFVEAVNQLGGSERATPKGVLKLMKVEGLTIYHVKSHLQKYRTARYRPESSEGVAEKKAGSIEEMSSLDLKTGIEITEALRLQMEVQKRLHEQLEIQRNLQLRIEEQGRYLQMMFEKQRKSETEALKASSSTIESQSGVSSNATRDFPVKNVLEATQVDHCRSGPDQANRSTTVEEGSLEKGRNPDSPKTQHGIASDDSAQAPKRQRTE, from the exons ATGGAAGCACATCCTACTTTCTCCATTGAAAGATCAAAGCAACTCAATAGCATGGGGATGTCTGGAGCACTTTCTTCATCTTTGTCAATCCTTCCAATACCCACAGAAGATATGTATCCTAGGCTGCCTGAATCACAGTTGGATATTGTAGAACAAGAACTTATGACAAGACCTTATACTCATTCAAGTTATTTGAATTCCAATGGAGTAGTTGGGCATATTATTTCGTCTTCCTCTGGATATTCAATTGACCTTCATCACTCATCTCTTTCACCTGATGAAAAACACTCTACTAACGctcattttatttcacaatcaTCAACCAACATTGCCCAATTTCCATTATCATATTCTTCGAGTACTGCACTACCAACTTCAGCAACACCAACCCATTTTTCCAAAGAAAACAGTGCTTCCTGGCATTCAGAGTCCCTGCCAAGTTTTCTGGATTTTCCTGCACATGACTCAATGGACGATAATAGGGTAGAAAGTAGTGATTGCCCAATCATGGCATCGGAGGAGTATTGTAAACAAAATGATTGGCAGGAGTGGGCTGATCGGCTAATCAGTGATGATGACACTTTGACTTCTAATTGGGATGACCTTCTCACTGACAACATTCGAGACATTGAGCCAAAG GTGCCATTCCAGGTTGCAAAACCACTTTCACAGTTTCCAGGACATCAATCCCAAGGTCTACAACAACTTCCTGCTTCATTAGGAGAAAATTGCTCTGGAGCTACCCTCTCCTCCTCAGCAAATTCTACTCCTGCCAAGTCACGAATGCGTTGGACACCAGAACTTCACGAGGCGTTTGTGGAGGCTGTCAACCAACTTGGGGGAAGTGAAA GAGCTACTCCAAAGGGTGTGCTGAAGCTCATGAAAGTTGAAGGATTAACTATATATCATGTGAAAAGCCATTTGCAG AAATACAGGACAGCTAGATATAGACCGGAGTCATCTGAAG GAGTTGCGGAGAAAAAAGCAGGTTCCATTGAAGAGATGTCATCTCTAGATTTAAAAAC TGGTATTGAGATCACTGAAGCTCTACGACTACAAATGGAGGTTCAGAAGCGGTTGCATGAACAGCTTGAG ATTCAAAGAAATCTGCAGCTGCGAATAGAAGAACAAGGAAGGTACCTCCAGATGATGTTTGAGAAGCAACGTAAATCTGAAACTGAAGCGTTGAAGGCATCATCATCTACTATTGAGAGTCAATCTGGAGTATCTTCGAATGCCACGAGAGACTTCCCGGTCAAAAATGTTTTGGAAGCAACACAAGTGGACCATTGTAGGTCAGGACCTGATCAAGCTAACCGCAGTACCACAGTTGAGGAAGGCTCGCTGGAAAAGGGTCGGAATCCTGATTCTCCCAAAACTCAACATGGTATTGCTAGTGATGATAGTGCACAAGCTCCAAAACGTCAAAGAACAGAGTAA
- the LOC106772239 gene encoding protein PHOSPHATE STARVATION RESPONSE 1 isoform X1 — MTNSLVWVSKTKFKKIMEAHPTFSIERSKQLNSMGMSGALSSSLSILPIPTEDMYPRLPESQLDIVEQELMTRPYTHSSYLNSNGVVGHIISSSSGYSIDLHHSSLSPDEKHSTNAHFISQSSTNIAQFPLSYSSSTALPTSATPTHFSKENSASWHSESLPSFLDFPAHDSMDDNRVESSDCPIMASEEYCKQNDWQEWADRLISDDDTLTSNWDDLLTDNIRDIEPKVPFQVAKPLSQFPGHQSQGLQQLPASLGENCSGATLSSSANSTPAKSRMRWTPELHEAFVEAVNQLGGSERATPKGVLKLMKVEGLTIYHVKSHLQKYRTARYRPESSEGVAEKKAGSIEEMSSLDLKTGIEITEALRLQMEVQKRLHEQLEIQRNLQLRIEEQGRYLQMMFEKQRKSETEALKASSSTIESQSGVSSNATRDFPVKNVLEATQVDHCRSGPDQANRSTTVEEGSLEKGRNPDSPKTQHGIASDDSAQAPKRQRTE, encoded by the exons ATGACAAATAGTCTGGTTTGggtatcaaaaacaaaattcaa GAAAATAATGGAAGCACATCCTACTTTCTCCATTGAAAGATCAAAGCAACTCAATAGCATGGGGATGTCTGGAGCACTTTCTTCATCTTTGTCAATCCTTCCAATACCCACAGAAGATATGTATCCTAGGCTGCCTGAATCACAGTTGGATATTGTAGAACAAGAACTTATGACAAGACCTTATACTCATTCAAGTTATTTGAATTCCAATGGAGTAGTTGGGCATATTATTTCGTCTTCCTCTGGATATTCAATTGACCTTCATCACTCATCTCTTTCACCTGATGAAAAACACTCTACTAACGctcattttatttcacaatcaTCAACCAACATTGCCCAATTTCCATTATCATATTCTTCGAGTACTGCACTACCAACTTCAGCAACACCAACCCATTTTTCCAAAGAAAACAGTGCTTCCTGGCATTCAGAGTCCCTGCCAAGTTTTCTGGATTTTCCTGCACATGACTCAATGGACGATAATAGGGTAGAAAGTAGTGATTGCCCAATCATGGCATCGGAGGAGTATTGTAAACAAAATGATTGGCAGGAGTGGGCTGATCGGCTAATCAGTGATGATGACACTTTGACTTCTAATTGGGATGACCTTCTCACTGACAACATTCGAGACATTGAGCCAAAG GTGCCATTCCAGGTTGCAAAACCACTTTCACAGTTTCCAGGACATCAATCCCAAGGTCTACAACAACTTCCTGCTTCATTAGGAGAAAATTGCTCTGGAGCTACCCTCTCCTCCTCAGCAAATTCTACTCCTGCCAAGTCACGAATGCGTTGGACACCAGAACTTCACGAGGCGTTTGTGGAGGCTGTCAACCAACTTGGGGGAAGTGAAA GAGCTACTCCAAAGGGTGTGCTGAAGCTCATGAAAGTTGAAGGATTAACTATATATCATGTGAAAAGCCATTTGCAG AAATACAGGACAGCTAGATATAGACCGGAGTCATCTGAAG GAGTTGCGGAGAAAAAAGCAGGTTCCATTGAAGAGATGTCATCTCTAGATTTAAAAAC TGGTATTGAGATCACTGAAGCTCTACGACTACAAATGGAGGTTCAGAAGCGGTTGCATGAACAGCTTGAG ATTCAAAGAAATCTGCAGCTGCGAATAGAAGAACAAGGAAGGTACCTCCAGATGATGTTTGAGAAGCAACGTAAATCTGAAACTGAAGCGTTGAAGGCATCATCATCTACTATTGAGAGTCAATCTGGAGTATCTTCGAATGCCACGAGAGACTTCCCGGTCAAAAATGTTTTGGAAGCAACACAAGTGGACCATTGTAGGTCAGGACCTGATCAAGCTAACCGCAGTACCACAGTTGAGGAAGGCTCGCTGGAAAAGGGTCGGAATCCTGATTCTCCCAAAACTCAACATGGTATTGCTAGTGATGATAGTGCACAAGCTCCAAAACGTCAAAGAACAGAGTAA
- the LOC106772239 gene encoding protein PHOSPHATE STARVATION RESPONSE 1 isoform X2 — MTNSLVWVSKTKFKKIMEAHPTFSIERSKQLNSMGMSGALSSSLSILPIPTEDMYPRLPESQLDIVEQELMTRPYTHSSYLNSNGVVGHIISSSSGYSIDLHHSSLSPDEKHSTNAHFISQSSTNIAQFPLSYSSSTALPTSATPTHFSKENSASWHSESLPSFLDFPAHDSMDDNRVESSDCPIMASEEYCKQNDWQEWADRLISDDDTLTSNWDDLLTDNIRDIEPKVAKPLSQFPGHQSQGLQQLPASLGENCSGATLSSSANSTPAKSRMRWTPELHEAFVEAVNQLGGSERATPKGVLKLMKVEGLTIYHVKSHLQKYRTARYRPESSEGVAEKKAGSIEEMSSLDLKTGIEITEALRLQMEVQKRLHEQLEIQRNLQLRIEEQGRYLQMMFEKQRKSETEALKASSSTIESQSGVSSNATRDFPVKNVLEATQVDHCRSGPDQANRSTTVEEGSLEKGRNPDSPKTQHGIASDDSAQAPKRQRTE; from the exons ATGACAAATAGTCTGGTTTGggtatcaaaaacaaaattcaa GAAAATAATGGAAGCACATCCTACTTTCTCCATTGAAAGATCAAAGCAACTCAATAGCATGGGGATGTCTGGAGCACTTTCTTCATCTTTGTCAATCCTTCCAATACCCACAGAAGATATGTATCCTAGGCTGCCTGAATCACAGTTGGATATTGTAGAACAAGAACTTATGACAAGACCTTATACTCATTCAAGTTATTTGAATTCCAATGGAGTAGTTGGGCATATTATTTCGTCTTCCTCTGGATATTCAATTGACCTTCATCACTCATCTCTTTCACCTGATGAAAAACACTCTACTAACGctcattttatttcacaatcaTCAACCAACATTGCCCAATTTCCATTATCATATTCTTCGAGTACTGCACTACCAACTTCAGCAACACCAACCCATTTTTCCAAAGAAAACAGTGCTTCCTGGCATTCAGAGTCCCTGCCAAGTTTTCTGGATTTTCCTGCACATGACTCAATGGACGATAATAGGGTAGAAAGTAGTGATTGCCCAATCATGGCATCGGAGGAGTATTGTAAACAAAATGATTGGCAGGAGTGGGCTGATCGGCTAATCAGTGATGATGACACTTTGACTTCTAATTGGGATGACCTTCTCACTGACAACATTCGAGACATTGAGCCAAAG GTTGCAAAACCACTTTCACAGTTTCCAGGACATCAATCCCAAGGTCTACAACAACTTCCTGCTTCATTAGGAGAAAATTGCTCTGGAGCTACCCTCTCCTCCTCAGCAAATTCTACTCCTGCCAAGTCACGAATGCGTTGGACACCAGAACTTCACGAGGCGTTTGTGGAGGCTGTCAACCAACTTGGGGGAAGTGAAA GAGCTACTCCAAAGGGTGTGCTGAAGCTCATGAAAGTTGAAGGATTAACTATATATCATGTGAAAAGCCATTTGCAG AAATACAGGACAGCTAGATATAGACCGGAGTCATCTGAAG GAGTTGCGGAGAAAAAAGCAGGTTCCATTGAAGAGATGTCATCTCTAGATTTAAAAAC TGGTATTGAGATCACTGAAGCTCTACGACTACAAATGGAGGTTCAGAAGCGGTTGCATGAACAGCTTGAG ATTCAAAGAAATCTGCAGCTGCGAATAGAAGAACAAGGAAGGTACCTCCAGATGATGTTTGAGAAGCAACGTAAATCTGAAACTGAAGCGTTGAAGGCATCATCATCTACTATTGAGAGTCAATCTGGAGTATCTTCGAATGCCACGAGAGACTTCCCGGTCAAAAATGTTTTGGAAGCAACACAAGTGGACCATTGTAGGTCAGGACCTGATCAAGCTAACCGCAGTACCACAGTTGAGGAAGGCTCGCTGGAAAAGGGTCGGAATCCTGATTCTCCCAAAACTCAACATGGTATTGCTAGTGATGATAGTGCACAAGCTCCAAAACGTCAAAGAACAGAGTAA